GAGTTTCCTTGATTACTTTGATTTTCTCTCTGAACTCCTGCATCTGTTGCAGAAATATGATAGGTTCCGACACATCTTTGAAAGCCTCAGCAATATTAAAGGCCATCCGTTGTTCCTGCAAGATAGTGTTGAGTTTGttgatttctgggtcatatgccTGCATAACTGCAAGTTTCATGGTCTCAAAGTCAGAGaggatttcattcttcttttgatCCAGGGTGTGTTGTAACTTCTCAAAAAACTCCTTCACTTTATCTGAATCTTTAGTCAGTAACTGTAGGGACTTCCTCTTGCTAGTTTCCAAAGTATCCAAGCGAGAAAGGGCATCTCCTCGACGCCAGGTGTCAAAGCTCTGGAAGAGGGACTCGAAGGCATCCCTCTCCTGAGCGTAGGCATCCTCAATAGAACAGAAGACATGCTTGGTGTGGTCGCCACAAGTAGCACAGACCCCACAAATCAGCTGCATATCAGTCAGGCAGAAAATGTTCAGAGGCTGCCCCAAGTGTCCTTTGCATACTGGCATTTTGGGAGAGACCTTGATCTTGTTATACTTTTCCACAATGCCCTTCAAGGAGTAATTGACCTGCAGGCTATTAACTCCAGTGGCCGAAGTTTCCTTACGGCATGTGGGGCACTTGAATGCAGATGGTCTCCACAATGAATTCCGCACATTCCCCTCGAAGATACCCTCTAAACATTTTTTGCAGAAGTTGTGGGAGCAAGGCAAAACTCGGGGATCATCAAACAGACTGCAGCAAATTGGGCAAGTGAGATCTTCTTCAAGCAGCTCCATCACATCCtaccaaagaggaaaaaaaattttattttacgcCAATAATTCCCTCCACTAGAACTATATAATAATTAGAAGAAACCATCTTCACGTTAAAATGATCTTTCACCACTAAAATAACAAGCAAAACCAAGGAAATAAGTGACAATTTGGGAAGAGAATGCACACCAACCCAGGTTTAATCCACTAGCACTAGAACAAACCCCTTAATAGCAGGGCACCCTGC
The sequence above is a segment of the Nycticebus coucang isolate mNycCou1 chromosome 15, mNycCou1.pri, whole genome shotgun sequence genome. Coding sequences within it:
- the TRIM13 gene encoding E3 ubiquitin-protein ligase TRIM13 isoform X2, with translation MELLEEDLTCPICCSLFDDPRVLPCSHNFCKKCLEGIFEGNVRNSLWRPSAFKCPTCRKETSATGVNSLQVNYSLKGIVEKYNKIKVSPKMPVCKGHLGQPLNIFCLTDMQLICGVCATCGDHTKHVFCSIEDAYAQERDAFESLFQSFDTWRRGDALSRLDTLETSKRKSLQLLTKDSDKVKEFFEKLQHTLDQKKNEILSDFETMKLAVMQAYDPEINKLNTILQEQRMAFNIAEAFKDVSEPIIFLQQMQEFREKIKVIKETPLPPSNLPVSPVMKNFDTSQWEDIKLVDVDKLSLPQDSGTFISKIPWSVSQSFVGVLLFGLVTFFGPTIFLDWSLFDELATWKDYLSNFSSYLIKSADFVEQSVFYWEQVTDGFFIFSERFKNFTLVVLNNVAEFVCKYKLL
- the TRIM13 gene encoding E3 ubiquitin-protein ligase TRIM13 isoform X1 translates to MRPVPDSFDPQDVMELLEEDLTCPICCSLFDDPRVLPCSHNFCKKCLEGIFEGNVRNSLWRPSAFKCPTCRKETSATGVNSLQVNYSLKGIVEKYNKIKVSPKMPVCKGHLGQPLNIFCLTDMQLICGVCATCGDHTKHVFCSIEDAYAQERDAFESLFQSFDTWRRGDALSRLDTLETSKRKSLQLLTKDSDKVKEFFEKLQHTLDQKKNEILSDFETMKLAVMQAYDPEINKLNTILQEQRMAFNIAEAFKDVSEPIIFLQQMQEFREKIKVIKETPLPPSNLPVSPVMKNFDTSQWEDIKLVDVDKLSLPQDSGTFISKIPWSVSQSFVGVLLFGLVTFFGPTIFLDWSLFDELATWKDYLSNFSSYLIKSADFVEQSVFYWEQVTDGFFIFSERFKNFTLVVLNNVAEFVCKYKLL